The genome window aacatgacATAAACCTTCAAATGTATGAATAGTAGACAAATGATTTTCAACAAATATGAGACTTGGAAAATTGGTTCATTCGTCGAGTATTTTTGAGCaacaataatgattttttacgaaatgcAACACAACTTGAATTTTGGTGTGAATGAAATCAGATCTTTTATACCCCAATGACTTTCTATACATAAATGAGAAATGTGAAAGACACTATTTTATCCAAAAGATCGAAttaacaataatttttcaaattacagTAACGGACGCAGCCTCAGTTAAGAAGAGCATCAAAGAGAAAACGGAAGCCAATGGGAATGAAGTCGAGAAAATGGATGAGGACGGAAAGAGAGTTTACAATAAGAAAACGTTACTCGATCAACATGGCAATTATCCGGTTTGGATgagcagaagaaaaataaacaaacacaAGAAAGGCAGAGCGAAGTCAAAGAAAGCTACAAGTGCGCAGACCAAGAGGCTCACAAGGAAACAGAAAAAAGCAGCCAAGGCATAGAAGGAAATGATATCATCGACCGATAACTCAGGCCAGGCGTTCTTCCTAGATTCCTCTTtcaatatctattttttaaattataattaagctcaataattatttattgagaTACAATGTTGAACTTATTGATACATAATAAAGATACGAAAAGATTTAAAATATTGAATGGCAGTGTAAGACTCGTCGGACACTCTTCTCTGTTAAATCTTCTAAAAACCGATTCACTGtatgtttttcttatttttttccatgttctTGTCTGCGCTTGAAGAATGCGTCCAACTTCAGCCGTTAATCGTGCTTCTGCAACGAAGCCTCAGGCGAGTTTCGAGATCAGCAACGCGATTCGTCAAATGTTGGAGCTTTCGACTCTCCAATTCGAATTGTTTGACTTTTCCTCTCATGTCGTATATCTCCTGTTGCATCAATTGCTGAAACACACAAGAGAGTCATTATGGAACGTACCAAAACATAAATTTGGCATGGTAAAGAATATGACGCAGCTCAATATTTTAGTTTTATTACTCGATTCGAACGACTCGAAAATTTACTTTACTAATCAATTGCTTTTAAGCAGTCTTCGTGCTAATGCTAAATGGTGGTGCATCATAAAAACGTGGCTGTGAACAACAGTCTGGGTGGTCTCGCAAGAACAGTGAAATGAGATTGAATCGTCACtccagaatgaaaaattttgatcgtCATATTCGAGGTTAAAAAAACACTTTGGCGACGTTGATTACTCACGACATTGTCGACAGCTCGTCTCATCGCAGCGACACTTTCAATCGCTTGAGTTATCTTCGTGCCCATTTCCGTAGCTTCGATATCACGTTTTCTACCTCGAGCTATTTGTTTCTCCAGCTTAGCAAGTCTCTTTAGTATTATATCGTAATCTCGATTGAGATTCCCTTCGCTCACCTCGTTCTCCGTGTCTACAAAAACAAacggagagaatgaaaaataaataaacaaacttCAAGTCATCCACGGAAAATCATCACTTCCGTCAGCCAACAGGAATTTATAGCTTCGGAaaattttgaagtattttatttttgtttgaccTTGCACATTGCACAAACGTCGCTGACACTTTCAAGTCGTTGGGGCTCTTCTGAACTACGatattttccattgttttACTTTTCATCCGGAAAACTGATACCCGCAGACGTAATTAAGTTGTTTTCTTGATTCAGAGaccaaattttctatttttacaactctgtgaaaaaatcgatttttttcgtaatatgACAACCAGCTACTTTCAATCGTGGAGATTCCCATGAAATTTCCAATGGACCCCAATACATTAGACTGGTCTACAAGACTATTTTTGAATCTTCAtcaacgaccattttttctcactgGCTTCagagctttgaaaaaaattgtgattttgcTAGTAAAACTTGGTTATCGAGATTCGAAGCTAAAAATCAGATTTGACATTGACACAGGACCAGGACAGGACCCGTTCACGACAAACGTTTGAGTTTTACTCGAAATATTCAGTAATATTCCTTGCTCTCCGTCTTGTAAGACCGGGACGCGAAGACCGGACccggaatgagaaaaaaacgacctTGTTAACCCGCATAAAATGATTTTGGTCTCAGTGAGTAAATTGAGAAGTTTTAACGAGTATATTGAGCGTATAAGTACAAGCGGCAGAAGTGAAATGTACACTGGTACTATAACGACAATATGAAATGAGAGGAAGCGCGCCGAGCTCTCTAAATCCGTCGTCCAGTTGCGGGAGTAAAGAtagttttcatgaaatttctccGGCCTCCGCAAGCCCCTTGCTCTTCCTCGTGCGCACTGGCTCTTTGGTGACTGACTCAGACGCGAGAAGCTCAAAGTGTTTTGTACTATTCCAAAAGCTTGGAAGTCTGTCTCCTCTCTGTTTTTCGAATGTCTATGTATATGCTTAAGTATAAATATATCCATATAATTTTCATGAGAAATATACTAGCCATGAGCGACCGGCGTCGTTCTTCGGATGCTCTCGGGCGTCGTGCTCGTTGTGAAACCGTAGTCGTTCTCCAGGTCGCGAGCTTCGAGGGCGGTTCCGTCGCTGCCTGTTGAGCGAAATTAAAAATGGGTATAAGAAAAgcgacaagaaaataagtaCGAGGCGTTTAACGGGTCGATTTGACACAGGCTGTCAGTCGGATCGCATTGACAGGGATGAATTTCACCTCGTCGATTTATTCTCTCTCGTTCGTGACTCCACCGTACACTTTCGGTACGAAATTTTCCACTCAAAATTGCCCACGGCCAGAGAGTAAagagtcaaaaaaataaaacgttttttacCGTTCTTTCGACAAGATTGCCCGTCCGGTAAGAGATGAAATCCGTATCTGCAGTGGCACTCGTAGCTCCCGGGTAAGTTTGTGCAGAGCTGACCGCATGGCTTCTCGGTCACGCACTCGTCTACGTCTGCACAcgtggaagagagaaaaaaataacaattaaaTACGAATTTCAAGCTCCACGGTCACGCGAgactcttcttcttcttcttcgttgcCTTTTCCTCCTTCTTTCTTCGTCGCCTCGTATACTTTGATGCCAAAATCAAATTGTTACACGCAGTGATTGACTCTTCGCAAGTAATTGACTGAGCAACGAGTGACGCCAAAATTATGTGTTTAACGAATGTgcgaaagagaaaatgagTATTTCATTTAACTTCGTTTCATTACATTTGGGTAAGTACGGCTTTCAGCATGCAATCGTTTCCTGCGTGACCAGCTCGCTTGGTCGGACCATAAATTTGTGACGGAAGACAACTTCGACGAAACGTTGTCACTGACAATGACGACTCTTTggaattcacattttttcggaCATTGGTTCCAAGTGTTTCGATATTCttaatatttgaaattgagtAAAAGCATTATCAGACAGCTCCAAGTCTTGAAACATaggaaaatttattcgaaatttttctcgtCTTTTGCATTTATTGATTCTCCACAAACACGTACTGATTAAAAATAGATTAAAAATTGAgcaatattatttataaaaaaagtctctaaaatatttttatagtgatttGGAAAAACCATTTAAAGGATCAACGACGAAAATGGAGCACTTTTATGCTGCACAATCGTTGAGTTAGGACAGCAATGCAATAAAATAAGATCAGTAatgataaaatgatttttctgctGAGAAACATTCCCAATAATTGCTCGAAGGTAGTTTTTCATACGTCATCTCGCAGGAAGAGTTCGTTAAAAAACAGCGGTCGAGCATGCCTTCAATAGAAATAGGCGATCGATTAGATAAAGAATATCGACACTTTCGCACTGGACATTTATGAAGGATTTGCGACACGATTGTAAAATAATCAGTAGGAATTGATCTTTCGAGTTGGATCGCGAGGATCGAGTGAGAGGCGTTACTCGATACGGGATCGTTTCCGGTTTGAGATTGAGCTAATCGATTACGGACATTTGTATCGCAGTGcggagaaaaaagacgaaaatccAACTCTCCTTCTCTAATCCCCTGATCTACAATCTCGAAAGATCTTTTGCCGATATCGAACGGCTGACTCGTCCGATAAACATTTCATTTCTATTGTTACTATACGCAGCTCCAGCGATATTGACGACGTCGAGTAGGGTTCGTaaagaaaatatcaattccCTCGACGCTTGTTCTATTCTTGGAGTTTcgcatatttctttttctttgtgcACGCTTCCTATATTTTCATACGCCAGAGCTAAGACGTGACTAAATATTTCATGCACAAACTAaagtatttacgatttacACGTTTTATGTGTGGGAAAATTTCACACGTAGAGTAAACCTCACCCGCTGGGATGTGAGCCGCCATCATTCCCTCGAATTTACCGCGCTATCATGTGAATTTATGAAAAGGAATAAGCCGTGGCGAATGCTTGTCTTGAATGCTGATTTCATTGTTACGATTCAACAGCGACGAGGAAGTAACGAAAAGCTgttgaaaaaagtgttcaaAACTTAATTGAACATCGAAGCGAAGTgtattgaggaaaaaaataattggcacTTAGAATGCAATGGAGTTCAATGATTGCAAAGCAGTTTTCAATTATTGactcgaggaaaaaatcagGATTTTTTGCCCATACAAATGAATGAGTCGATAACGAAATCGAGACGCCCAGTTACGACTCGTTTCGGGTTTAACGACTCCTTTTACTCTCTCGTCCGACAACTGTTATATTCACGATAATATGAATGGGCCACCCACGAGTCCTGGCAGATTACGCTGCCGGAGACTCGAGAGCCAGTGTCAGCGCGAAAAATTCGCCGGAGACTCATATGGCGACTACCAAAATCCCGTTGAGCAATAATGAGCGACTCTGTAACAAAGTGGATTCGTATTTTGTTTTAACCTCCGAAAAAAATATCTCTCGAGGGAAGAGAATTCGATCGAATGTTCACTGTCGTTCAAAGTGAGCGACTTTGTATCGAAACTAGCATTCGAATTGAGTTTTTTCCATCGGGAATTCTATtggagcattttttttatttacttcgAAACCTAACGATTCCGAAGcgttcaaaaatcaaaactcGATAGCAACTGAATCCATCGAGGTTCAAAGTTTGTCCAGAGAACGATGGTGTCAATGCGGAATACCGTTGAGTCGGTCCAGATTCTCAACCTCAATCTGTATGCGAGAAAGTAAGCgtgaagaaaataaacgagGCGTCGAAGGAaaaccggggcaaaacggagtgcgtaagaaattgaatttttttcaacatttaatttcaatctttttcaatattaagaaagagaaattttcaaagtttttttctcattttggaAACTATCGAGAtcgagagaaaacgaaaagtGCAGCAGTGCTCTTATTACCTTAataaacacattttttatttccgacTCAAGACTCTGAAAAATGCACGCTTTGTGGGCTGTGTGTGAGTATTTTTATTACCGTATCCATATTACCTGTTTGGCACTGCGTCCCTGTGAACGCCTTTGGACAATTGCACTTTCCATGAGGACCGCAAACCCCGCCGTTGAGACAGGGAGCCAGGCAGGTGGCTGCGTCAAAGATACTCATTCACTATTCATGGCTCACCCGTGACACATTATAATCGAATGATTGTCGTCGtagcgaagaagaaaaaagcgtttGAACTCACGTCTGTTGCAACCGTAACTTGTTCGTGACACCTGCGACCATCCAGGACAGCAGACAAATGTCGAAGAAGATAATTCCGTGTACATTAGCCTGTGAAATCGTTTTTCGTGTCCACATGAAAACCAGTTGAAATTCATCCATAAATTAACGGCGCTCTAAATCCGTGGGTTCGAGTTCGTGCCACTTTTGATCAgtgaacaattattttttcagtgaACTTTTCAGATTTTCCTCGCTCTCGTCATGAATAATTTGAGCTTCAATATTATTGATTAATCACTCGAATTGAAAGCATCCCAACCATCTAACATTGGATCTCTGCCTAAAAGTCTCCTAACAATTGTAACTTCGGgtcaataaaaaacgaacgaagGTCAATGCTACTTAATAAAAATGATCTAACGACGTTGTAACTCAAAAACCTTTTGCCAataaaatcgacaaaaatctTCACCTGTACTGCCTCGATCGGTGGTGATGCGTCATCGACGTCGGCCTGCTGCACACTCTCCGGCTGCAACAGATAATAAAAGagcattaaaaacaaaaaatacgattcaTCGTCCCTCATCTCGATTCGTAGTAATTTTTGGCTGAAATTCGCCGAGTCACGGACCGTCGCACAGAGTGCGACAGCCAGTAAACTTCCTCGACTCCGCGAGAGCCGTCCATCTCTGTCAGTCCGCATTTCTCGTAAGTGACGCTGAAGCACGAGAACGGTCGCTAGTGCACGTGCTTAAAATAGAATCCCACGATCTTACTACGCACAGAAAGAGGAACCCACGTAGGAGATGTCGCGTGCTAAAATCAATAAGCAACGCTCCTcttttgtttatccaaattttCTACGAGCGACGAGGTTCATGTTCTGAACACATCCAGTCCCCAAAAACATGGGAATGCAGAGGCGTAGTGCGATGAGCCGTTGGTCAATCTTTCATTTTGTTACTCTGTTTTTAATGTCGTGCTGTATCTCTTTCCTTATTCGATCACATTCATCATGCAGGCTTCGAGGAAAGAAAGACTAAATATGAGAGTCGAGCAGTCTGGAACGGAATTCTtagaattttagaaaataaaaaagtgaatcCAAGACGAGTGGACCGTTGGTGAAGCGATGCCACCACCGTTCgtgaatttgtcaatttttttttcttcgtgtcgCGGGAAAAATGTCAACAGATTGACGATAAGATGGCAACGAAATTAGGAACCCGGAAGTGATAAACTGCAAAAGAATTCGCGACAGGGAAATTTCAACTCGCAAATATAAGGTCGGGGAACTGAGAGATCTTTTTGAGCCTCGACATGAAGTGCCGGAAAATTTACGAGCATGGGGAAAAAGAGACGGGATAGAAATTCCACACTTTTTTACTGACCGTCAGATTGCTCCGAGGCATAAATAGAACGAATACAAAGTTCCAGAGATAACGAATTGTGAGAAAATTTTCAGGACGGCGGAGCTGAGTGAGTGGAAAAAGCTGTGCTGCCTCAGCCcaaggattttcgaaattcgaaaaattcctTGCAGGTTTTAATATCCCTGCGCTACAAGGGAAGACGGAAAATTGTGAATTCTGTTGAATCTTATGCACGATATTTTCACAGAAAAATACAGCACGTGG of Venturia canescens isolate UGA chromosome 6, ASM1945775v1, whole genome shotgun sequence contains these proteins:
- the slow gene encoding uncharacterized protein slow, with the protein product MKIAEMVFKIAIRNSLFIVIIAGLANRIAETAGSESPHPSHNRSSLSNRDIWPSWFQRRYDSSMNDRSLSADKKELDSDRFRPRHEGVSHSRSHTSIRALHDALMRNLRNRNNVELALDRLEKSDKNGYHSRRYGNSTSGTLPRRTADESLSGIHDPRNEATDLSESKTLRPTTTTRTTTTTRTNQDSNADDKSEKLTAVAVAEYTGTRAVAYAGYHHHNHDYNPMRTRDFLTPGYAILATPATPIYTKHHSGRRVCSRPTSMTHHHRSRQYRLMYTELSSSTFVCCPGWSQVSRTSYGCNRPTCLAPCLNGGVCGPHGKCNCPKAFTGTQCQTDVDECVTEKPCGQLCTNLPGSYECHCRYGFHLLPDGQSCRKNGSDGTALEARDLENDYGFTTSTTPESIRRTTPVAHDTENEVSEGNLNRDYDIILKRLAKLEKQIARGRKRDIEATEMGTKITQAIESVAAMRRAVDNVQLMQQEIYDMRGKVKQFELESRKLQHLTNRVADLETRLRLRCRSTING
- the LOC122411840 gene encoding protein LLP homolog, translated to MAKSLRSKWRRKCRAVKRERYGAKELEKLKKTLGIDANAQGDVEMSEISEIATVTDAASVKKSIKEKTEANGNEVEKMDEDGKRVYNKKTLLDQHGNYPVWMSRRKINKHKKGRAKSKKATSAQTKRLTRKQKKAAKA